Proteins from a single region of Neomonachus schauinslandi chromosome 10, ASM220157v2, whole genome shotgun sequence:
- the LOC110588817 gene encoding LOW QUALITY PROTEIN: centrin-2-like (The sequence of the model RefSeq protein was modified relative to this genomic sequence to represent the inferred CDS: deleted 1 base in 1 codon), which translates to MASNFKKASMASFAQRKRMSPKPELTEEQKQEIREAFDLFDADGTGTIDVKELKVAMRALGFEPKKEEIKKMISEINKEGTGKMNFSDFLTVMTQKMSEKDTKEEILKAFKLFDDDETGKISFKNLKRVAKELGENLTDKKLQEMIDEADRDGDGKVNEQEFLRIMKKTSPY; encoded by the exons ATGGCCTCTAACTTTAAGAAGGCAAGCATGGCATCATTTGCCCAGCGA AAAAGGATGAGTCCTAAGCCAGAGCTTACTGAAGAGCAGAAACAGGAAATCcgggaagcttttgatctctttGATGCTGATGGAACTGGGACCATAGATGTTAAGGAACTTAAGGTGGCAATGAGGGCACTGGGCTTTGAACCCAAGAAAGAAGAGATCAAGAAAATGATAAGCGAAATCAATaaggaaggaacaggaaaaaTGAACTTCAGTGACTTTTTGACTGTGATGACTCAGAAAATGTCTGAGAAAGATACCAAAGAAGAAATTCTGAAAGCTTTCAAGCTCTTCGATGATGATGAAACTGGGAAGATATCATTCAAAAATCTAAAGCGTGTGGCCAAGGAGTTGGGTGAGAACCTCACTGATAAGAAGCTACAGGAAATGATCGATGAGGCTGATCGAGATGGAGATGGAAAAGTCAATGAGCAGGAGTTCCTGCGCATCATGAAAAAGACCAGCCCTTACTAA